The region CTAAACGAACTCTCTTGAAACGTACTGTCATCGTGCTTACGTTGCATTCTTATGTACACGTTAAGCTTATGGATTCTAAGTGTCCAAATTTTTCTAATTATAGGAATACAGGTTATGGTTAAGATTGCTGCAATTATAATGACAATTTTGTTGTTAAAACTAGATACGACAATGCTGGTTAAGTATCCGCCAAAAATTCCTCCAGCAATTGCACCTGCACCTATAAATCCAAATAACCGTTTGGCTTCTCTTGCATTAAAAACCATGTTGGCTAAGACCCAAAATTGAGACGTAGCCATAACCGCAAATAACGATACACCTAGATAGTATAAAAAAAGTACCCAATCGCTTAATAAACTATATTCTAAAATAGCACTTAGTGCTAAAAAGCATAGACTAAAAAAAATCAGAGAAATGGTGGTTACCTTTAAAATAGAATACCGTCTGATGGCTTTGTTGTAAAAGTAGGAAGTGATTACTGCAACTACAGCAACCAATAAGTAACCATAAGGGAGGTTATCTGCACCTAATTGGGATAAAAAAATTGCATTAATTGTTGGTTTAACAATTAACAGCACAGTTATGATAATAAATATGTATAACTGCATTAAAAAAGAGATGTATATTTCGCCATCTCTTAGTCCAAATGTTTTATTTAATAATTTGCTTAACACAAAAGCAAGTTACTCTTCTTTTGATAATTTTTTTGATTTTTTTAAAACTTTTTCAATAGGTTTTATCAAATTTCTAATGATTTGCTCTCCAAACGCATCATCGATTAAAGCAACAATAATATATTTTCTATTTGGACCCCAAACTAATGCAGAATCTGAGTGATAATTTTTCCAAGATCCAGATTTTCTATAAATCTCTGCTTTTGGAGCAATTCTAATAAGTGTATTTACAAACTTATGATGTAGACCAGGCTTTCTCATTATTTTAAGCATTTCTCTAGACGCATCTGTACTTATTAAATTACCTAAAGCAAGTTGATAATAGAAACTACACACTTGCATAGTTGTAGCAGCATGACTTAACCCTTTTAAAGGTTCTGGGTGTCTCTTACCACCTGCTGCATAACGTTTTCCAACCCATAATCCTCCACCAACTTCTTCGTCATAAAATTTATGTTGTGGAGCACGTAAAACAGCTTCAATTTTATCATAACCTAAACGGTCAATCATTCTGGTAGACGCTTGATTATTAGATTTACTAATCATTAAACGTAAGTCTTTTTTAACTTCTTTTGTATATTCCAATTCCTTATTTTCTATTGCATCCATAGCTGCTAACAAAATGGCAATTTTAGGCAGACTGGCAGCATACATCATATGTGTATCATTAATACCAGCATATTTAAAATTACTGACATCACTTAAATCGACAATAGCAACAGACATTAGTTTTTTAGCTACCAGTCCCTTCCAAACTGGATTAGCATTAATTTCAGCATGTAAAAGTGAATCTAATTGCTTATTTTGAATATCTGAAATAGGTTTTATTTCATCGGTAATTAACAGTGGTAATTTTTTTATGGAATCATTAGCTTTGGTAGGAATAGTTTTGAGTAAAACATCTGCAAGGTTTTCGGATTTCACAGAAGTTTGCATGTTGGACGTACCAGATGTGTTAAGTCCAAAAAATACTAATCCTACTATTACGGTAATAAGAATTAAACTGAATTTTAAAAGTTTCAATAGTTTTGATTTAAAGTTGCATATATAAAGTACAAAAAGTATACCAATAATAAAAATTATAGAGGGATATTTCCATGTTTTCTATTTGGTAATATATCTTCTTTGTATTCTAGCATTGTAAATGCTTTAATTAGTTTACGTCTTGTGGTTTCGGGTAATATAACTTCATCAATAAATCCTCGTTCTGCAGCTTTGTATGGATTAGCAAATAGGTCTGCATATTCAGCTTCTTTTTCTAGTAATTTTTCTTCAGGATTATCTGCTGCTTTAATTTCTTTTCTAAAAATAATTTCGCTTGCACCTTTGGCACCCATTACTGCGATTTCTGCACTAGGCCAAGCATAATTTAAGTCGGCTCCAATGTGCTTGGAGTTCATCACATCATACGCTCCACCATAGGCTTTACGAGTAATAACGGTTACTTTAGGGACTGTCGCTTCACTTAAGGCGTATAATAATTTGGCACCATGTACAATAATTCCGTTCCATTCTTGATCAGTTCCTGGTAAAAATCCTGGAACATCCACCAATACTAATAACGGAATATTAAACGCATCACAAAAACGAGTAAATCGTGCAGCTTTACGCGAACTATTTACATCCAAAACTCCAGCTAGGAATAAGGGTTGATTAGCAACTATACCAATACTTTTCCCTCCAATTCTGGCAAAACCTACAATAATGTTTTCTGCATAGTTTTTATGAATTTCAAAAAAGCTGTCCTTATCAATTACGCCTTTAATAACGTTATGCATATCATAAGGCTTGTTGGCATTATCTGGAATTATGGACGTTAACTCGTCTCTTATCTCTGTGTCAAGCTTATATGGTAAATCGGCAGGTTTTTCTAAGTTACTTTGCGGTAAATAACCTAATAAACGTTTAACGTCTTCCAAACACTCTATATCATTAGATGAGGTGACATGTGCTACACCAGATTTAGTTGAATGTGTACTTGCTCCACCTAATTCCTCGCTAGTTACTTCCTCATTAGTCACAGTTTTTACAACGTTTGGCCCAGTGACAAACATGTAACTGGTGTCTTCTACCATCATGGTAAAATCAGTCATTGCTGGACTATACACAGCTCCTCCAGCACATGGTCCCATAATAGCAGATAATTGCGGTATCACACCTGATGCTTTGACATTTCTATGAAAAATATCTGCATAACCACCCAACGATCTGACTCCTTCTTGAATACGAGCTCCTCCAGAGTCGTTAAGACCAATTAATGGTGCGCCAACTTTAAGTGCTAAATCCATGATTTTACAAATTTTTTCGGCATGTGTTTCTGACAATGCACCACCAAAAACAGTAAAATCTTGTGCAAAAACATATACTAATCTACCATTGATAGTACCATAACCAGTAATAACACCATCACCATAAAACTTTTGGTCTTGCATCCCAAAATCTACAGTTCTGTGGGTGACTAAAGCACCAATTTCTTCAAAAGAGCCTTCATCCATCAAATAATTAACACGCTCTCTAGCAGTTAATTTCTTTTTAGCGTGTTGTTTATCTATCCTAGCTTGTCCACCACCTAATTTGGCTTGTTCTAGTTTATCGTTTAGTGTTTGTATTTTGGATTCCATTACTGGTTTTTTTATTTTTTTGTTTTGCAAAATCACAATTAACTGCGATGCCTACTATATACTAATTTGGTATTCTAAGTAGTTTTTGGTCTTTAAGGTACTGTTTTACAGCAACTAAAGCAGCAATTTTTGCTTCGTGATCTGAAGCGTCTTTTAAAGCTTCTGGTGAATAATGTTTTTTGACAAAGTGTGTGTCAAAATCTCCTGAGGTAAAAGCTTCGTGTTGACAGACAAAAGTCCCAAATGGCAAAGTGGTTTGTATGCCTTCCACTTGATAGTCACTTATTGCTTTAATCATTAGTTGAATGGCTTCTTCACGTGTTTTACCATAGGTAATTAATTTAGCCAGCATAGGATCATAGTATATTGGAACGTCCATACCTTGTTCAAAACCATTATCTACTCTAATTCCTTTGCCTTCAGGTATTTTATAGACTTCTAAATGACCTACGCTTGGTAAAAAATCGTTTAAAGGGTCTTCTGCATACACACGTAATTCTAATGCGTGACCATTAATTTTTAAATCAGACTGTGTAATATCCAAAGCTTCACCACGAGCGACTTGAATTTGTAATTCTACTAAGTCAACTCCCGCAATAATTTCTGATACAGGATGCTCAACTTGTAGTCTGGTATTCATTTCTAAGAAATAGAAATTTTTATTTTCATCTAATAAAAACTCCACGGTTCCAGCACCAACATAATCACAAGCTTTAGCAACTTTAATGGCAGCTTCTCCCATTTGGTCTCTTAATTTTGGAGTTAAAACTACACTTGGTGCTTCTTCAACCACCTTTTGATGTCGACGTTGTATGCTACATTCACGTTCAAATAAATGAATGATATTACCATGTGTATCTGCCATAACCTGTATTTCGATATGTCTAGGAGAGCCGACGTATTTTTCTATAAAGACAGAGCCATCACCAAACGCATTCACAGCTTCACTAATGGCACGATTCATTTGCGACTCGAATTCAGCTTCGGTCTCTACAATACGCATTCCTTTTCCGCCACCACCTGCTGAGGCTTTTATTAAAATAGGGAACCCAATATCTTTGGCTATCATTTTGGCTTCAGAAATATCTGTAATGGCTTCATCTGTACCAGGAACCATAGGTATATCGTAATCCTTAACTGCATCTTTTGCTGCTAATTTGCTTCCCATGACTCTAATAGCATGTGATTTTGGGCCAATAAAAATGATATTATTTTTTTCGCAAAGCTCTGCAAAGTCTGCATTTTCGCTTAAGAATCCATAACCAGGATGTATACCATCTACATTTAGACTTTTAGCAACATTAATAATTTTATCACCTAATAAATACGATTGATTGGATGGTGCTTCGCCTATTAATACAGCCTCATCTGCAAACTTTACATGAGGCGCGTTTCTATCTACAGTCGAGTATACTGCTACGGTTTTGATACCCATTTTTTGAGCTGTACGCATCACCCGTATTGCTATTTCACCACGATTGGCAACTAATATCTTTTTCATCTTATTCAAATTCTATTAATAATTCGCCTTTATCGACTGTATGTCCTTTTATACCAG is a window of Olleya sp. YS DNA encoding:
- a CDS encoding acyl-CoA carboxylase subunit beta, with translation MESKIQTLNDKLEQAKLGGGQARIDKQHAKKKLTARERVNYLMDEGSFEEIGALVTHRTVDFGMQDQKFYGDGVITGYGTINGRLVYVFAQDFTVFGGALSETHAEKICKIMDLALKVGAPLIGLNDSGGARIQEGVRSLGGYADIFHRNVKASGVIPQLSAIMGPCAGGAVYSPAMTDFTMMVEDTSYMFVTGPNVVKTVTNEEVTSEELGGASTHSTKSGVAHVTSSNDIECLEDVKRLLGYLPQSNLEKPADLPYKLDTEIRDELTSIIPDNANKPYDMHNVIKGVIDKDSFFEIHKNYAENIIVGFARIGGKSIGIVANQPLFLAGVLDVNSSRKAARFTRFCDAFNIPLLVLVDVPGFLPGTDQEWNGIIVHGAKLLYALSEATVPKVTVITRKAYGGAYDVMNSKHIGADLNYAWPSAEIAVMGAKGASEIIFRKEIKAADNPEEKLLEKEAEYADLFANPYKAAERGFIDEVILPETTRRKLIKAFTMLEYKEDILPNRKHGNIPL
- the accC gene encoding acetyl-CoA carboxylase biotin carboxylase subunit, whose translation is MKKILVANRGEIAIRVMRTAQKMGIKTVAVYSTVDRNAPHVKFADEAVLIGEAPSNQSYLLGDKIINVAKSLNVDGIHPGYGFLSENADFAELCEKNNIIFIGPKSHAIRVMGSKLAAKDAVKDYDIPMVPGTDEAITDISEAKMIAKDIGFPILIKASAGGGGKGMRIVETEAEFESQMNRAISEAVNAFGDGSVFIEKYVGSPRHIEIQVMADTHGNIIHLFERECSIQRRHQKVVEEAPSVVLTPKLRDQMGEAAIKVAKACDYVGAGTVEFLLDENKNFYFLEMNTRLQVEHPVSEIIAGVDLVELQIQVARGEALDITQSDLKINGHALELRVYAEDPLNDFLPSVGHLEVYKIPEGKGIRVDNGFEQGMDVPIYYDPMLAKLITYGKTREEAIQLMIKAISDYQVEGIQTTLPFGTFVCQHEAFTSGDFDTHFVKKHYSPEALKDASDHEAKIAALVAVKQYLKDQKLLRIPN
- a CDS encoding serine hydrolase, with amino-acid sequence MKLLKFSLILITVIVGLVFFGLNTSGTSNMQTSVKSENLADVLLKTIPTKANDSIKKLPLLITDEIKPISDIQNKQLDSLLHAEINANPVWKGLVAKKLMSVAIVDLSDVSNFKYAGINDTHMMYAASLPKIAILLAAMDAIENKELEYTKEVKKDLRLMISKSNNQASTRMIDRLGYDKIEAVLRAPQHKFYDEEVGGGLWVGKRYAAGGKRHPEPLKGLSHAATTMQVCSFYYQLALGNLISTDASREMLKIMRKPGLHHKFVNTLIRIAPKAEIYRKSGSWKNYHSDSALVWGPNRKYIIVALIDDAFGEQIIRNLIKPIEKVLKKSKKLSKEE